From Pseudarthrobacter equi, a single genomic window includes:
- a CDS encoding ankyrin repeat domain-containing protein: MDNEPRHRVDPAGRSPLHYAALEDDAEAIARLLAAGSSPDVVDRQGFTPLHLAAQEFAPAAAASLIDAGAKVDAENVFGNTSLWIAVFNSKGRGELIGLLRAHGADPLHVNASGQTPVGLARLIGNYDVAQYFQDIPG; the protein is encoded by the coding sequence GTGGACAACGAGCCGAGGCACCGGGTGGACCCTGCCGGCCGTTCTCCACTCCACTACGCTGCGCTGGAAGACGATGCCGAGGCAATAGCACGGTTGCTAGCCGCGGGATCGTCGCCTGACGTTGTGGACCGCCAGGGCTTCACGCCGCTTCATCTCGCAGCGCAGGAATTCGCCCCTGCGGCGGCTGCCTCTCTGATCGATGCAGGAGCAAAGGTCGACGCGGAGAACGTCTTCGGCAACACATCACTTTGGATCGCCGTATTTAATTCCAAAGGTCGGGGTGAGCTGATCGGACTGCTCCGTGCCCACGGCGCTGACCCGCTGCACGTCAACGCAAGCGGGCAGACGCCGGTCGGCCTAGCAAGGCTCATTGGCAACTATGACGTAGCGCAGTACTTCCAGGACATACCCGGATAG
- a CDS encoding DUF2750 domain-containing protein, whose protein sequence is MSVSAAHATVFYEEILKNGEVWAIRDAGGLPAPLNGDGDRSMPFWSLRSRAERVIANVPDYRDFEPMAIRLDAWRTRWIDGLEGDGILVGLNWTGARATGYDFRPAEVRTRLGAIENKE, encoded by the coding sequence ATGAGTGTCAGCGCAGCGCATGCAACTGTCTTCTACGAAGAGATCCTCAAGAACGGTGAGGTGTGGGCGATCCGCGATGCAGGTGGCCTCCCGGCCCCGCTCAACGGGGATGGTGATCGCAGCATGCCTTTCTGGTCCCTTCGGAGCAGAGCAGAGCGCGTTATCGCGAATGTCCCCGACTACAGGGACTTCGAACCGATGGCCATCCGCTTGGACGCGTGGCGCACCCGCTGGATCGACGGCCTCGAGGGTGACGGGATTCTCGTGGGCCTCAATTGGACCGGTGCTCGGGCGACAGGTTATGACTTCAGACCAGCGGAAGTGCGCACCCGACTTGGCGCTATCGAGAACAAGGAATGA
- a CDS encoding SAM-dependent methyltransferase, whose protein sequence is MTDTTSLELPPLYESLTWLTPLSEERAAHLVAFLSDPAPAEVLDMGCGWGELLLRVLSSAPQARGRGVDSASAFIDRARQQALTRGLLDRATFNSMPGLEAQDRPADVVICIGASQIWGPPVEDAQPLDYAAALRALRSLVLPGGRLVYGEAIWSATPHPAATAPLAGRDDEYLTADALREQIHAAGFEVVDDDQASVEEWDVFEAGFRDRFTRWLEAHDADHPAAEQVRRRYEEQRAAYEEGYRGVLGMAYFCLRG, encoded by the coding sequence GTGACCGACACCACTTCGCTTGAACTGCCGCCCCTCTATGAGTCCCTGACCTGGCTTACCCCGCTCTCCGAGGAACGCGCTGCACACCTTGTGGCGTTCCTGTCCGACCCGGCGCCGGCTGAGGTTCTGGACATGGGGTGCGGATGGGGTGAACTACTACTTCGGGTTTTGTCGTCGGCGCCGCAGGCACGAGGACGCGGAGTGGACAGTGCTTCCGCGTTCATTGACCGAGCGAGGCAACAAGCATTGACTCGTGGGCTGCTCGACAGAGCGACGTTTAATTCGATGCCTGGGCTAGAAGCCCAGGATCGCCCCGCAGACGTTGTCATCTGCATCGGCGCGAGCCAGATCTGGGGGCCGCCGGTAGAGGACGCGCAGCCGCTCGACTACGCCGCAGCCCTGCGCGCCCTTCGATCTCTGGTGCTTCCCGGTGGCCGACTCGTCTACGGCGAGGCGATCTGGTCAGCAACACCTCATCCGGCGGCCACCGCCCCTCTGGCTGGACGTGATGACGAGTACCTAACAGCAGATGCGCTGCGCGAGCAGATCCACGCCGCTGGTTTCGAGGTGGTGGACGACGATCAGGCAAGCGTTGAGGAGTGGGACGTCTTCGAGGCCGGGTTTCGCGACAGGTTTACCCGTTGGCTAGAGGCACATGATGCCGACCATCCCGCCGCAGAGCAGGTCCGTCGGCGATATGAGGAACAGCGCGCTGCATATGAAGAGGGCTACCGAGGCGTACTCGGAATGGCGTATTTCTGCCTGAGGGGGTAG